The sequence below is a genomic window from Paramisgurnus dabryanus chromosome 4, PD_genome_1.1, whole genome shotgun sequence.
CtacaaaaaaattttattacattaaattaaactaaattaaTCAGTCTGTCATTCAGGTATCGGCCTGTtcatcacgtgtcatgtcaaaagaAGAGCCTGCTGTAGACACATCTAAaaggtttataataaaaaagatggtcacgtttgccagatacttgcataatctcatgcataatcaaagtttacttttaagggagtgtcttgcgtgtattttgtgaacgtgagcgtctcttttatcataaacggttttgacgcgtgtgcagcaggcacttattttgacaaaacacgtgatgcacatggcttacatgacgcaacaaacacatattttgaaaactcaagtaacacacatgacactccgaacacatatttcgaattagcgcccctcggatgagcagtcacgagccgccactggttatTACTAGAAAACTCCACTATTGAAGCAACCTCTGTACAATACGTTAACTAGCAGCACACTACAATAACACATTTTGCTAttaatattaaaggtgcagtgtgtaatttttagaaggatcgcttgacagaaatgcaaaataatatacaaaactatattatcaggggtgtataaagaccttttataatgaaccCTTATGTTCTTattgccttagaatgagacatttttatgtACATACCGTGGGTCTCCTAACATGGAAGTCgacattttgtgccgccatgtacAAAGCCCTTatgaacaaactttttttacgaAGCTGTCTCCGAAGATGACACGTTTGTCTGGTGGTGGCTACCATACCATCCCTATGCGTTTTAAATGCAATGGGTGAGCAGttaactgagccattggttgcaattcgcaacttcaccactagatgccactaaaatttacacactgcacctttaactagaTATTGACTGATATATTGGTTTTACTGATCAGTGCCAGTAGCTGCCTTTTGGATTGGTTATCTTTTGGATCTGTTGGCTGCAAAAATCAATACAGatgtattcattgtatttttcacCTAGTAATTCTTGTAacaaagttttttcttttataatttttttattaatttattaattaatccACCTATTATCTGCTAAATCTACTACTTAAGCAAGCAACCTCTAATATGCATTAACTattaaaatgctgggttatttttaaccccaTGGTTGCgtcaaaaggtacaaacccaattgttaaatgaacccagaaaatatccatatttgacccaaccatgatTTTTTCTGTCAAGTCTAAAACTCATGAATATATGTTGCAGCGTAAAAAGCAAGTCACACTACCAGACGTCCTTTCCCATCGCTTGTTATTTTCCTCACACATAGACCTGCCCTCTATTTCATCACAGTATCTCCATATACATATCAATGAGATTTTCATATCAAACAAAATCATCCACAAGCTGACACTGTGTAGCTGAAAATACCCACAAGCCTTTGTGTTTGATGATTTCACAATGCACTGTTTGAAGTGCGCAGTTTGTAGTGCGGTCCGCAGAGCTGCTGCGTCTGTAGTGATGAATGGACGGCTTCATCACCCTTTGATAGCATTAGCCATTAGCTCAGGCTTTGATTAGGACAATGACATTAGCCTCCTACATCTACACTGTCACAGATATGAGTGGGCGCGTGAGAGACCTTCACCACAGAAGCCACAAGCCGTGTGTCTTAAGTCTTATTATTATTGCATACATGAAGGCAAGACATTAAAAGTACAATAATTAAGGACGACGATTGTATCTGTTAATAGCACACCAGAACAATGAAGAAGTGCATGTGTTAATTTATTCTTGTGCTGCTGTTAATTCCTCTTCAGGGGGTTTATACATTAGAGGGCGTGGTGGACATCTTGCAGCCTCCACATCTCCACGGTGCATAGGAATGAAATGATCTCTCGTTTTTGATCAATCAGTTCGTCTTCAGTCCCTATTTGATATCTCCACCCCTTCTTTCTTTCACTTTCTCGCCCTATTGATGGATTTGCGGTGTAgttaaaacacatgcaaatgagACAGCTGGCATCACACAAACCATGTGACCTGTCAAGGTGGGGGGGGTTCAAAGACAGGCTGCAGCAGGGaaccctacacacacacatatgtacaCACACCCTCCTTCATTGGCTCCTATAATCCCTTCACCCTTTTATCCtttttgctttcattttctTTCAGTTAAACTGAACAAATAATGAATGGAAATTCGATAACGAATCCTCATTTTTGATTTAAGTTAAACATATCTTAGGACATGCGTGATGTTAACCTGTACCCACACATGCACAAGAGCAGACACACTTACATGCACATGTGCAAACACATTCAGCTTGTCTGCTGTGTGCATATGTGAGAGTTTGACAGGACCAACAGCAGGTATCCAGCAGTAGGTGTGATACAGAATGGCTGCCAGCTTaaacaccacacacacattccAGCAGACGCAATGGCCTTGTGAAAGCAGCATTTTGCTGGGGCTCGCTTTATCTCACATTTGGTGCCTTATTAGTGTAAATGTGTGTGCATGCTTAAGGAGCCAAAAACTCCTTTAACATTCACATCAGTCATACATCATGCATGGGACACCTTTTTTCCTAATGGTGCTAAAACATTTTTGGTCCATATTgtccatagatatatacactagatgtcgccttggtgTTCTATGCATGCGTCAAAtccgccgccatcttggaacagggTTTTGTCTTAGCTAGGTAACACTGCTACTCCGCCTatacttcgaattcatggacaatgccggacttttgtgctgcgtatggatgtaaggcctactagcactatgcattatacTTATAATTATAGATTTTCTTAATtggaatgaacaaaaaaaaccTAGAGAATCGCATtcatggtgattttatttctgttacacCTGACGCTGATGCATTAAAGAAAAACGGCTCCCGTTTTAAGATGGCAGCTCTATTTGACGCATTCGTTCCAATGAACTGCTGTAGCCAAgacgacatctagtgtatatatatCTATGCATATTGACAAAATAGAATCACTTCTATCCACTCAAATGTGTACAGTCTAAGAACTGgtggttgttttaacctatgGTTGGGTAAGACATTGTGTACACCAGTgacggctcgtgactgctcttctgaggggcgcaaattcaaaatatgtgttcgagtgtcgtgtgttgtttgtgttttcaaaatatctgttgttgcgtcatgtgaaccatgtgcatcacgtgttttgtcaaaataagtgcctgctgcacacgtatcaaaaccgtttatgattcAATAGTTTGCCTGCGCATTCAGATCTTAATGATTActggtaaacaaacttggcttgctgtcctcgaagggagctctgcagctgagctctgaaccttcagagagagcgaacctgaggcCGGGGGTCGATCCCTAAGTTCAAACCCCCCCGCAACAGAATTGcacagagaaaaaaaaagagcagtggaggagggatgctagaaattgcagctggaccAGAAGGCCTGAAGGCTGTCTTATATACGCccataatgatgattgacatgTCTAAATAtttaggctcctcccgaacctacgtttagaaTAAAAATTacactcacattcacaaaatgcacgcaagacactcctttaacagtaaactctgataacacatgagattatgcgagtatctggcaaatgcgaacgtctttttttatcataaacccttgagacgcgtctgcagcaggcacttattttgacaagacacgtgatgcacataggttcactcgacgtGATAAACCAGTTGATTCGTGCACATCTATCTTCAATATGGGTGCAGGATTGAAAAAATTATAGGTATAACAAAGACAAGATCCGCTCACCAAAGAGCTCCCCTTCACATGATTTATTAGAGTGTTGTTTCGGTTCTCTTACGACCCTTCCTCAGACTtactcgacgcgcagaacacatattttgaaatgacgaaccacacacatgacgggccacatacatgttgtggagaacttcgcatcgtgctcccttgaaaaaagaagtcacaggCCACCACTGGTGTACACCAAAGTGTTTCTTTTTTAACAGAGGccgatgtttttttttttttttttggattggAGGCGAGACACTAAAAGTTTATTCTGCACTTAATTTCGAGTACTCAGTGTTTTCAATCAGATGCTGAGAGTTGAATAATGTGACCCTGgttcataatttattttaaataagatTTTAACATAATCTAAAAGGTGAACAAATATAAAAGCTTTCGATtgatgtatgtttttttaggaTAGGACAAATTTGGCCATGATATATCTATTTctagaaaaaaatcaaaatatttagaaaattgcCAAAATCTAATCataaattgtttaaattaaGTCCGTAGCAAtacattactaatgataaattcattttttatatatttacggtatAGGCAATGTAtcaaatatcttcatggaacatgatctttactatATCCTAATAATTTTTGGCTATAATCTATAATTTTTactcatacaatgtattgttggctattgctacaaataccCATGCttcttatgactggttttgtggtccagggtcacaaatgtttaactcaatgtcactttttattctgTGTCTGGCTGTCACCGCTGAGTAGTTGGACAAATACCAACCAACCAACCGGTGCACCATACAATGACtagtaaacaaaacaaagaatTAATCCAGCCAAAGCCTCCGTTGACAAAAATTCTGCTAAGTGCCCACAGTCAGCACAGCCAGcctaaaatatggacaaactaAACCACTGAGTTAaataaacctagaaaatttctttattttacccATCCATGGGCTGAAACAATTTAAACCCAATGCTTGGCTTTGTCtatttttgacccaaccatgaGCTGAAACAATTGAGCGAGTGTGAAAATAGTCATATACACATTTCAAGATTATTCAAATGAACCACTGCAATTGGTTGCGGAAAAATGACTTTCATTTATAAAAGGATGTTCAATAAAAAATCACACTTATTGTGAATGCATTTAAATTTAAGGATAAGAGACTTGgatttattcatttgattcaatGAGTTGACAATTTACTAGTTGGCAGCTCTCTGAATTGAATGAGTGACATTTCTTTTATTTAACTAATGAAAGAAACCGATAAAATCTTCAAATCAAACACACGTTCTTCCTGAACATACAATAATGATAAAGCCATCATCCCTTATGCACCGTGAGGTTTGGGACAAAATTGACTGCTCCTAATTAAAAAGACAATGCTCATTTATTGACATTTTCGCTTTGTAGATAGATTTGCTTTCTCATGAAATCggagtaaaagaaaaaaaaaacaaagcataAAACTTCACATTGTGTTTCAGGTTCATCAGTTAATTAATGGGATACAGATTTTATACAGAGAAGCAAAACACATGATGTTACACATGATGAAAATGGTAAAATATAGCAGGAATACAACAGaaacacaataaatccatgaaAATAGCCAAGCGCCTTAAGAGAAAGGCTGTTGGTTTGGTTGAAAGGTTCTGGCAAATTTAAGCATCAAATATgtcatataaaaatatgtatatacAGACACTAAGtagcggtttcccagacagggcttatccttgTCCCAGACTaatatgcatgtttgagctgccttaaaatgtaaaaacatatgtACTAACATATCTTAACACACATTGACAtgtttttcatgtgattttacaGTGAATATGTAAATTTGcagtatttttttgtaattttttacagcattaaaaaaactaGAAAATCTGTAAAATAAAACGGTAACATTCcgtaaaatgttttttcactggaaaaaaaatctgtaaaaaaactgTACAATTTccggcagctggggtgccggGAAAATATCGTAAAATAAcaggcacaataaattacagagaTTTTccgtaatacaaaaatatagtttattctgtaattttacatatCAGTACCACTTATTGTCTCGAGATGCaaaccagtaatgttttttgtaaagtttGTTACTTGAatgtactaaaataaaataatcctGTTTGGGTATGTTGTTTCTTGTAGATCTAGCTGTGGATTTCAAGATGGCGGGACTTTTCTTAAGAAGCAGGTTTGTTAAAGGTCCGTGCAAGAGGATTTCGGCAACCTGCACAGAAAAAAAGAGCTTTGTATTGATCAAAAActtcacataaaacaatcttTTTGATTGATCTCTatattattcattaatttaaaacgTATGTAATGTGTTAAATATTCCACTCACTTCTGGGTCCAAAATCTTTCATGTAGCAGTTAGTGCAATATGGCTTCTCGTCGTGCTACACAGAGATATTAAAAGACGTGAGAATTTGATTTTAAGCCCTGTCCTACTTAACATCATCAATACAGCTATCATTCTGCATGTTAgcattatattttttcaatgcatgttAGCCAGTGGACATTTgacaacatttttgtgtgaGTACCTCTGCATGCTGGCCAGCTGTAAGATGTCTACCACACCGGTGACACTTCAAACACAACGGGTGATAATCTCGTCCTAATGACCTCTTCTTCTCACCTGCATGGATCAAAGGTAAAAAGGCGTCAACCAGGGATGTGGACTGAGGTTGAACTAGTTTAATAGTAAGGTATGAGAGTTAAGGGATAGTGGGTTAAAATGCTATAAGCTATTatatgcattctgacttattaaagagcacctattgcgttgctaaaaataacattatgttgtgtatttggtataatacaatgtgttctcGTGggttatggttcaaaaaacacattattttccacataccttaCATTATTGTTGCTTCTCTAAGCCCTGCCTCCCTGAAATGCATAGATTTTGTCCAAAGATCACctccgattggccagctaacaGTACGTTATTATTCGCCTGAATAtttctggaaatgtgacgctccttaccatgtttgtaAGAGCTCGCAATGCTGACCGGAGTTAATATCCTCTTAACTACCTTATCAATATGAGCCGAatttgatccagaaaatgcagatgactaagctgatcgatcaactttaccagcgcAGCATGAAGCAGGGCGTATCAAAGgattactaaaacattaaaactatGTCTGCCGATTTACATTGAAAaggataacttgcgtcattgtttaatttgggatttgtaccttttgcatattgttaacatgtacttatacaTACTCACACaccaaattaaatataaaattgtgaatcggataattggtgatctttaacactgtttaagagttggattccttatgctaaacataggcaatAAAGTGTCAACAAAAGCAGTTGCACATGTGATGGAGTATTTCTGCGCCGAATGCGCTTCGCCAGGGTTCATCCAagtttctgatttttttttcgAACATGAGAGATTCATACGTAAAAATCttactttatttcttttatgggcaatttcagtgcaggaagtacagtggtagtccttatatgggcacttcaccCAGAATAGCGCATgcacacaccaaccaagagctgacacaaaatcaacgtcaccaaaaaagtttttgtttgtgaTGGAAAAGATTGTTTAGATTGCCAATGaacccagcattatggaaacccATGTAGTTTATTTTATAGCATTGGagttgtgcatgtgtgtttgtttaaaggggggggttcaatggtatttcatgcattctgacttattaacacagttatagagttgtttcctcatgctaaacgtaggcaaagtgtccaaaaattttttcgattacaggtccaactgacgtttcaggggttttctatacgtatcacttctttatatgggcacttcccccggaaaaccccgcccacccgtcaatcagcgggagacgctagaacatacaaacattcacatcacgcgacagctttgtttaatttcaaaacttaaCAATGGCACGAATTAAGAattgtgtttttggatgtaaggagaagaaatccagccttatgaaaacaatggatatattttattatccggggtagcagcggagttttgcgtgtgtgtttgatgcggtggattttcccaACTGGGTCacgagttgcatgcggtaagtaagacttctgttttatgttggaaatatgcgcatgcatatta
It includes:
- the LOC135735528 gene encoding cysteine-rich protein 1, which gives rise to MVSFCPICGKPVYFGEKKRSLGRDYHPLCLKCHRCGRHLTAGQHAEHDEKPYCTNCYMKDFGPRSCRNPLARTFNKPAS